The Oscillatoria acuminata PCC 6304 genomic interval AGAACCATCAGGTTGGGGAACTGCTAGGGTTCGGGTTAAAAGCTGTACCGATTTGACGTCAACCTGACCATAGGGCTGATTGCGGATAATCACATTCGTTTTGCCCTTTTCTTGAAATTCCCGAAGCAGAGCTTCCGGGTCCCTCACGCTCAGTCCCCGGATAATCAAATCAACCTCGACAGGTTTCGTGGTTACCCCACCAATTTGGGCAACGGAACCGGACGTACCGGGAAAGAAAAAGATGCCGATGATAACCAGGAGAATGACCAAGGCAGCACCCAGGTCAAGAATGCTGATTTTGCCAAATAAGCGGCCTTGGCGATCCAAAATCTTCATAAAATCAAGTCGTCCTACTTTAGCGAGACAGAACTGAGGGTTGAACTATTTTCCCTTTTCAATGGATTGAGCCATCCCTAATGAATCCACTGGACAGAAAGATGGGGATTAGGTGGATATCTGCTGTCAGATTATCATAAGAGTTAGAAGTTAGCCCTGTCAAGGTGGTGGCAAAGCGCTCAAAACCCTTGAGCAAAGGCGATCGCAGCAGTCAAGGGAAAATTGTGATCAGCAAGGGCGCAGGTATTGCGCACTTGAGGATTATGGGCGACAAGTAGCCGGAGAGAATTGGGCAATGGAGATAGCCGTTAAATCCGTGGCATCCTGGCGATCGCCCTGGGGTAGGTCTGGCCGTACAAACATAGCCGCCTGGGTAGTCTTGGAGGTATTTTTGGCGGCAGTGAGGATAGATTCAGCGAGTTTGTCCCGGGCCGAATCGGGAATGGGTTGATTCGGACTGGAGGTGGAACAACCGGCTGGATCTAACGGCTGCATGAGGGCGGGTAGCGAAAAAAAGAATAAAAATAGGCTAACCCTGCCTAAAAACTGGAGGTGCATCCCTGTTCTCCTAACTCATAAGGTAGGCATGGACGCTATACGGATCCTCTTGTCCGAAGTCGGGATGAATACAGGGGAAATTTTTAGGCAGGGCGATCGCCTTTGAGAGGAGAGTTGTTTTCCCCTGATTTGCGATCTTGATGGCAATGAATTGGCGAATAAATCGGCGTTAGAGTTGTAGTAGAGTTAGGGTTTAAATCGCTTGGACTACCACCTGTTCTCCTTCTATTTTGACTAAATAGGGCGGGAGATTTTCTTCGGCTGGACCTTTGATCACCGTGCCATCGGGAGAATATTCTGCACCATGACAGGGACAGATATACTTCCGTTCTGCGGCGTTCCAATCTACCAGACAGCGGTTATGAGTACAAGTCGGATTAACGGCATAAAGGAGTTGAGAATCTTCTGGATTGCGGGTTACAGAAATGGCTCCATTTTGAAAGTTTTCATTCAGAATTTGACCCTGAGTCTCTAATTCAAAGACGGTTCCGACTGCCTCAAAGTTATCTGGGGGAGTCGATACTTCCGTTGTGGATTCTCCAGAGGGAGTACAGGCAGCGATCGCCATTGGCAAAAAACTGGCAACCCCACCGACACCAACCCAGTTTAAAAACTCTCGACGCTTCATAGGCTTAACTCTTGAAGAGATAAAGAATATTTCTATAATAGACCGCTTGACAAAATCTACCCAGGTCCTTCCTTTCTTCAGGAGGGTTTTGGGGATCACAATTTCTGGCGATCGCTTTTGTCCAGCTAAGGATCGCAAATTAAATAACTTACAATTTTAATTGTTATTGTGGGATGGGCGTCACGCCCGTCCCACACACTTCTGGAAGTTATTAAATTTTCATTCCTAACTTGATATGATTTGACTATTCTGGCGCTTTGGGGGGGGAAGGTCATGGAACGGGTAATTTCTCTGGTGGGATTAATTACATTCGTGGGAATCGCTTATGCTTTCTCGGTTAACCGACAAGCCATCCGGTGGCGAACGGTCCTCTGGGGAATTGGGTTGCAACTGTTCTTTGCGCTGTTTATTCTCAGGACAACACCGGGTTTAGCCTTATTTAAGTTTTTAGGCGATCGCGTCAATGACTTTCTGAATTTGGCCGATGTGGGGTCGGCTTTTGTCTTTGGCGAAAACTTCAGAGAACATTTTTTTGCCTTTAAAATCTTGCCCACTATCATCTTTTTTTCCGCCTGCATTACCCTGCTTTATCACTACGGAATTTTACAGCGGGTCGTCCAGGGTGTCGCTTGGGTGATGATGCGAACCATGAAAACTTCCGGGGCTGAATCTC includes:
- a CDS encoding DUF4330 domain-containing protein translates to MKILDRQGRLFGKISILDLGAALVILLVIIGIFFFPGTSGSVAQIGGVTTKPVEVDLIIRGLSVRDPEALLREFQEKGKTNVIIRNQPYGQVDVKSVQLLTRTLAVPQPDGSVKALPDPRQEESFSANLLMTLGGNARITDDGPVLGNSKVKIGTPIELEGTTYNFNASVIDVRIQ
- a CDS encoding ubiquinol-cytochrome c reductase iron-sulfur subunit; protein product: MKRREFLNWVGVGGVASFLPMAIAACTPSGESTTEVSTPPDNFEAVGTVFELETQGQILNENFQNGAISVTRNPEDSQLLYAVNPTCTHNRCLVDWNAAERKYICPCHGAEYSPDGTVIKGPAEENLPPYLVKIEGEQVVVQAI